In Nocardia asteroides, the following proteins share a genomic window:
- a CDS encoding GAD-like domain-containing protein — protein MPGLLLDIWREIGFPGYVDGLFWLCNPEEWQPAVDDWIEGLWLPFDDEWVPFTRTAF, from the coding sequence GTGCCGGGATTGCTGCTGGATATTTGGCGCGAGATCGGCTTCCCCGGATATGTCGACGGGCTGTTCTGGTTGTGCAATCCAGAGGAGTGGCAGCCCGCCGTCGACGACTGGATCGAGGGGCTGTGGCTGCCATTCGATGATGAATGGGTGCCATTTACGCGCACGGCATTCTGA